In the Bradyrhizobium guangzhouense genome, one interval contains:
- a CDS encoding DUF1522 domain-containing protein: MSGIVLSASVRQNLLSLQSTADLLATTQNRLSTGRSVNSALDNPTNFFTAQSLDNRASDINNLLDGIANGVQVLQAANTGLTSLQKLIDSAKSIANQALQTTVGYSTKSNVSTTIAGATAADLRGTTSFASATASSNVLYNGTAGGTTAAAGTTTLGATIGVLQGTAATAGDGTTALTGAITLIATNGTTATGLGANAQPADGDTLTVNGKTITFRAGSAPSTSGVPAGSGVSGNIVTDGNGNSTVYLGTAGTPTASVSDLLTAVDLASGVKTVSISAGAATIATSVNQTPSSVGGGKVSLESSTGADLSVTGKADLLKALGLTTSTGAGNATVNVNRTTSAASLGATITDGSTLNVDGHVITFKNAPTPGTTGAPSVPSGFGASGAVVTDGNGNSTVYLQGGTVNDVLKAIDLATGVQTATINANGTATLATATGQSNSTINTSGQLKISTGINADLSITGTGNALNVFGLAGNTGNATAFSAARTSGLGGIAGKTLTFTSFNGGTAVNVTFGDGTNGTVKTLDQLNSKLQANNLSATIDANGLLTITASNDYASSTLGSAVAGGTIGGTLTSALTFSTASTPVQDAVAQTARANLVSQYNNILNQIDTTSQDSSFNGVNLLNGDQLKLVFDETGKSSLNITGVTYNSKGLGLASLTVGVDFIDNAASNRVLTNLNAASSTLRSEASALGSNLSVVQIRQDFNKNLINVLQTGSSNLTLADTNVEAANSQALSTRQSIAVSALSLANTSQQSVLQLLR, encoded by the coding sequence ATGTCCGGTATCGTTCTCTCTGCGTCGGTTCGTCAGAACCTGCTCTCTCTCCAGTCCACCGCCGATCTTCTCGCCACCACACAGAACCGTCTGTCGACCGGCAGGAGCGTCAATTCGGCCCTGGACAATCCCACCAACTTCTTCACCGCACAGTCGCTCGACAACCGCGCCAGCGACATCAACAACCTGCTCGATGGCATCGCCAACGGCGTGCAGGTGCTGCAGGCGGCCAACACCGGCCTGACCTCGCTGCAGAAGCTGATCGACAGCGCCAAGTCGATCGCCAATCAGGCGCTCCAGACCACCGTTGGTTACTCCACCAAATCGAACGTCTCCACCACGATCGCGGGTGCGACAGCGGCCGACCTGCGTGGCACGACCAGCTTTGCCAGCGCCACCGCAAGCAGCAACGTGCTGTATAACGGCACAGCCGGCGGCACCACGGCGGCGGCCGGCACCACCACGCTGGGCGCCACCATCGGCGTTCTGCAGGGAACGGCGGCAACGGCCGGTGACGGCACCACGGCCCTGACCGGCGCCATCACCCTGATCGCCACCAACGGCACCACGGCGACCGGCCTAGGCGCCAACGCCCAGCCCGCCGACGGCGACACGCTGACGGTCAATGGCAAGACCATCACCTTCCGTGCGGGCTCAGCTCCGTCGACGTCAGGCGTTCCGGCTGGTTCTGGCGTCAGTGGCAACATCGTCACCGACGGCAATGGCAACTCGACCGTCTATCTCGGCACCGCGGGTACGCCGACCGCGAGCGTCAGCGACCTCTTGACCGCAGTCGACCTCGCCAGCGGTGTGAAGACGGTCTCGATCAGCGCCGGCGCTGCGACGATCGCCACCAGCGTCAACCAGACGCCTTCAAGCGTCGGCGGCGGCAAGGTCTCGCTGGAAAGCTCGACCGGTGCGGATCTGAGTGTGACGGGCAAGGCCGATCTGCTCAAGGCTCTCGGCCTGACCACCTCTACCGGCGCGGGCAATGCCACCGTCAACGTCAACCGGACCACGAGCGCAGCCTCGCTGGGCGCGACGATCACGGACGGCTCGACGCTGAACGTCGACGGTCACGTCATCACGTTCAAGAACGCGCCGACCCCCGGCACGACCGGTGCTCCGAGCGTTCCGTCCGGCTTCGGTGCGAGCGGCGCGGTCGTCACCGACGGCAACGGCAACTCGACCGTCTACCTGCAGGGCGGCACCGTCAACGACGTGCTGAAGGCGATCGACCTTGCCACAGGCGTGCAGACCGCGACCATCAATGCCAACGGCACCGCGACGCTTGCGACCGCCACCGGCCAGTCGAACTCGACGATCAATACGTCGGGCCAGCTGAAGATCTCGACCGGCATCAATGCCGATCTGTCGATCACCGGCACCGGCAACGCGCTGAACGTCTTCGGTCTCGCCGGCAACACCGGCAACGCCACGGCGTTCTCCGCCGCGCGCACCTCCGGCCTCGGCGGCATCGCGGGCAAGACCTTGACCTTCACCTCCTTCAACGGCGGTACGGCGGTCAACGTTACCTTCGGTGACGGCACCAACGGCACGGTCAAGACGCTCGATCAGCTCAATTCGAAGCTGCAGGCCAACAACCTGTCGGCCACGATCGACGCCAACGGGCTGCTGACCATCACCGCATCCAACGACTATGCGTCCTCGACGCTCGGTTCGGCGGTCGCGGGTGGCACGATCGGCGGCACGCTGACTTCGGCCCTGACCTTCTCGACGGCTTCCACCCCCGTCCAGGATGCGGTTGCGCAGACGGCTCGTGCAAATCTGGTCTCCCAGTACAACAACATCCTGAACCAGATCGACACGACCTCGCAGGACTCCTCGTTCAACGGCGTCAACCTGTTGAACGGCGACCAGCTCAAGCTGGTGTTCGACGAGACCGGCAAGTCGAGCCTGAACATCACCGGCGTGACCTACAACTCCAAGGGTCTGGGCCTCGCCTCACTGACCGTCGGTGTCGATTTCATCGACAACGCGGCGTCCAACCGCGTGCTGACCAACCTGAACGCCGCGTCGAGCACGCTGCGCTCGGAAGCCTCGGCTCTGGGTTCGAACCTCTCGGTGGTGCAGATCCGTCAGGACTTCAACAAGAACCTGATCAACGTGCTGCAGACCGGCTCGTCCAACCTGACGCTGGCCGACACCAACGTCGAAGCGGCGAACAGCCAGGCGCTGTCGACCCGCCAGTCGATCGCGGTCTCCGCGCTGTCGCTGGCCAACACCTCGCAGCAGAGCGTGCTTCAGCTGCTCCGCTAA
- a CDS encoding DUF1522 domain-containing protein, with amino-acid sequence MSNIVLSASVRQNLLSLQSTADLLATTQERLSTGKKVNTALDNPTNFFTAQGLDNRASDISNLLDGINNGVQVLQAANTGITSLQKLIDSAKSIANQALQTTVGYSTKSNVSTTIPGATPADLRGTTSYASATANSNVLYTGAAGGVTPVTAAAALGASLGSTAGTLAGTAVTAADGTTALAGTATLLGTTTSSTFSTPPADGDTITVNGKTITFRTGPAPATQPTGWGLNASGSIATDGNGNSIVYEGTAAAPKATVNDVLSAIDLASGVKTATISAGAATIATSGATVGTIQTPSSITAGVITLKSSTGADLSVAGKADFLHALGLTAATGAGNASVSANRSTTSGSLGSLVQDGSTLNVDGHTITFKNAQTPQSAASVATGFGVSGNVVTDGNGNSTVYLQSANLTDLLNSIDLATGVKTASLFNGTATLSTTSGQIPSSVNSSGQLSISTGINADLSITGTGNALSAFGLSGNTGTATAFSAARTSGVGGVSGKTLTFTSFNGGTPVNVTFGDGTNGTVKTLDQLNVQLQANHLTATIDANGVLTVTTVNEYASSTLGSSTAGGTVGGTLTGVLAFTTAQPPVQDPVAQTARSSLVSQFNNILAQIDTTSQDSSFNGVNLLNGDTLKLVFNETGSSTLGINGVVFNAAGLGLSNLVPGTDFIDNGATNKVLQSLNAASSTLRSEGSSLGSNLSIVQVRQDFSKNLINVLQTGSSNLTLADTNEEAANSQALSTRQSIAVSALSLANQSQQSVLQLLR; translated from the coding sequence ATGTCCAACATCGTTCTCTCGGCGTCAGTTCGCCAGAACCTGTTGTCGCTGCAGTCGACGGCCGACTTGCTGGCCACGACGCAGGAACGGCTGTCGACCGGCAAGAAGGTGAACACCGCGCTCGATAATCCCACCAACTTCTTCACGGCTCAGGGATTGGACAACCGGGCGAGCGACATCAGCAACCTCCTGGACGGCATCAACAACGGTGTGCAGGTGCTGCAGGCGGCCAATACCGGCATCACCTCGCTGCAGAAGCTGATCGATTCGGCGAAATCGATCGCCAACCAGGCGCTCCAGACCACGGTCGGCTACTCCACCAAATCCAACGTCTCCACCACGATCCCGGGTGCAACGCCGGCGGATCTGCGCGGCACGACCTCTTATGCGAGCGCGACCGCAAACAGCAACGTGCTCTATACCGGTGCGGCCGGCGGCGTCACGCCGGTCACGGCGGCAGCGGCGCTCGGCGCCTCGCTGGGGTCGACCGCCGGCACCTTGGCGGGAACCGCGGTGACCGCCGCCGACGGAACCACCGCGCTCGCCGGCACGGCTACGCTGCTTGGCACAACGACATCCAGCACCTTCAGCACGCCGCCGGCGGATGGCGACACCATCACCGTGAACGGCAAGACCATCACCTTCCGGACCGGCCCCGCGCCGGCGACTCAGCCGACCGGCTGGGGCCTGAATGCCAGCGGAAGCATCGCCACCGACGGCAACGGCAACTCGATCGTCTATGAGGGAACGGCGGCCGCTCCGAAGGCGACCGTCAACGACGTGCTCAGCGCGATCGACCTGGCCAGCGGCGTCAAGACCGCGACGATCAGCGCCGGCGCTGCCACGATCGCAACCAGCGGCGCGACCGTCGGCACGATCCAGACGCCGTCTTCCATCACGGCGGGTGTCATCACGCTGAAGAGCTCGACTGGCGCCGATCTGAGCGTGGCGGGCAAAGCCGACTTCCTCCACGCCCTCGGACTGACCGCAGCGACCGGCGCCGGCAATGCCAGCGTGAGTGCGAACCGATCCACGACCTCGGGCTCGCTGGGCTCCCTGGTCCAGGACGGTTCGACGCTGAACGTCGACGGCCACACCATCACCTTCAAGAATGCGCAGACGCCGCAGTCGGCAGCGAGCGTGGCGACCGGGTTTGGCGTCAGCGGCAACGTCGTCACCGACGGCAATGGCAACTCGACCGTCTATCTGCAAAGCGCGAACCTGACCGACCTCTTGAATTCGATCGACCTTGCGACCGGGGTGAAGACCGCGAGCCTCTTCAACGGTACCGCGACGCTCTCCACCACGTCGGGCCAGATTCCGTCGTCGGTGAACTCCAGCGGCCAGCTCTCTATCTCGACCGGCATCAACGCCGACCTCTCGATCACCGGCACCGGCAACGCGCTCAGCGCCTTCGGCCTCAGCGGCAACACCGGAACCGCGACGGCTTTCAGTGCGGCGCGCACCTCCGGTGTTGGTGGCGTCAGCGGCAAGACACTGACCTTCACCTCCTTCAACGGTGGCACGCCCGTCAACGTCACCTTCGGCGACGGTACCAACGGTACGGTCAAGACGCTCGACCAGCTCAACGTCCAGCTTCAGGCCAACCACCTGACGGCGACGATCGATGCCAACGGCGTGCTGACGGTGACCACCGTCAACGAATACGCCTCATCGACGCTCGGCTCGTCCACCGCGGGCGGCACGGTCGGTGGTACGCTCACCGGCGTGCTGGCCTTCACCACCGCGCAGCCGCCGGTGCAGGATCCCGTGGCGCAGACCGCGCGCTCGAGCCTGGTCAGCCAGTTCAACAACATCCTGGCGCAGATCGACACGACCTCGCAGGACTCCTCCTTCAACGGCGTCAACCTGCTGAACGGCGATACGCTGAAGCTGGTCTTCAACGAGACCGGCAGTTCCACGCTCGGAATCAACGGCGTGGTGTTCAACGCCGCCGGTCTCGGCCTCAGCAATCTCGTCCCCGGCACCGATTTCATCGACAACGGCGCGACCAACAAGGTGCTGCAGAGCCTGAACGCGGCCTCGAGCACGTTGCGCTCGGAAGGCTCCTCGCTCGGTTCGAACCTGTCGATCGTGCAGGTGCGCCAGGACTTCTCCAAAAACCTGATCAACGTGCTGCAGACCGGCTCGTCCAACCTGACGCTCGCCGACACCAATGAAGAAGCGGCCAACAGCCAGGCGCTGTCGACCCGCCAGTCGATCGCGGTCTCGGCGCTGTCGCTGGCCAACCAGTCGCAGCAGAGCGTGCTGCAGCTGCTCCGCTAA
- the flaF gene encoding flagellar biosynthesis regulator FlaF, with amino-acid sequence MSNSAASAYARVATTTASPRDIEAQTLLKAANKLQDAVNAADPFSEQTTQALLFNRKLWTIFLSEAMRDNNPQPLDVRQKIANISVFVLSQTAALQMSPQFDHFRPLIEINRNIAAGLSGRP; translated from the coding sequence ATGTCGAATTCCGCTGCCTCGGCCTACGCGCGTGTTGCAACGACCACCGCATCTCCTCGCGACATCGAGGCGCAGACTCTGCTGAAGGCTGCCAACAAGCTTCAGGACGCGGTCAATGCCGCCGATCCGTTCAGCGAGCAGACCACGCAGGCGCTGCTGTTCAATCGCAAGCTCTGGACCATTTTCCTCAGCGAGGCGATGCGCGACAACAACCCGCAGCCGCTCGACGTCCGGCAGAAGATCGCCAACATCAGCGTGTTCGTGCTGAGCCAGACCGCGGCGCTGCAGATGAGCCCGCAGTTCGATCACTTCCGGCCGCTGATCGAGATCAACCGCAACATCGCTGCCGGTCTGTCCGGCCGGCCGTGA
- the flgJ gene encoding flagellar assembly peptidoglycan hydrolase FlgJ: MQTGMINSAHLATAALSPNPAFSVESRNGRPDFELAAALQKVSPQQQAKAQKTATDFEGMFLNSMFAQMTSGLKGEGPFGDTPGTGVWRSMLTEQYSKNFASAGGVGIARDVYRTLIMQQAKTTLRTA, encoded by the coding sequence ATGCAGACCGGCATGATCAACTCAGCACATCTCGCCACCGCCGCCCTCTCCCCGAACCCGGCATTCTCGGTAGAGAGCCGCAACGGCCGGCCTGACTTCGAGCTCGCCGCAGCGCTTCAGAAGGTCTCGCCGCAGCAGCAGGCCAAGGCGCAGAAGACCGCGACCGATTTCGAAGGCATGTTCCTCAACAGCATGTTCGCACAGATGACGTCGGGCCTGAAGGGCGAAGGTCCGTTCGGCGACACCCCGGGCACCGGCGTGTGGCGCTCGATGCTGACCGAGCAATACTCCAAGAACTTCGCCAGTGCCGGTGGCGTCGGCATCGCCCGCGACGTCTATCGGACCTTGATCATGCAGCAGGCCAAAACCACTCTTCGTACGGCATAA
- a CDS encoding flagellar basal body P-ring protein FlgI encodes MPGVRWVRIFVVACAALSALALSVASANATSRIKDLANIEGVRQNQLIGYGLVVGLNGTGDTLNNIPFTKQSLQAMLERMGVNIRGATIRTGNVAAVMVTGNLPPFATQGTRMDVTVSALGDAKDLRGGTLLVTPLLGADGNVYAVAQGSLAISGFQAEGEAAKIVRGVPTVGRIANGAIIEREIEFALNRLPNVRLALRNADFTTAKRIASAINDYLGVKSAEPIDPSTVQLTIPPEFKGNVVAFLTEIEQLQVDPDLAAKIVIDERSGIIVMGRDVRVATVAVAQGNLTVTISESPQVSQPNPLSRGRTVVTPRSSVGVTEDGKKFAVVKDGVSLQQLVDGLNGLGIGPRDLISILQAIKAAGAIEADIEVM; translated from the coding sequence ATGCCAGGCGTTCGTTGGGTGAGGATTTTTGTGGTGGCCTGTGCCGCGCTGTCAGCGCTGGCGCTCTCGGTCGCGTCCGCAAACGCGACCTCGCGCATCAAGGATCTCGCCAATATCGAAGGCGTGCGGCAGAACCAGCTCATCGGCTACGGCCTCGTCGTCGGCCTCAACGGCACCGGCGACACCCTCAACAACATCCCATTCACCAAGCAGTCGCTGCAAGCGATGCTGGAACGCATGGGCGTCAACATCCGCGGCGCCACGATCCGTACCGGAAACGTCGCCGCCGTGATGGTGACCGGCAACCTGCCGCCCTTCGCAACGCAAGGCACGCGCATGGACGTCACCGTCTCCGCGCTTGGCGATGCCAAGGATCTGCGTGGCGGCACCCTGCTCGTCACTCCCCTGTTAGGTGCCGACGGCAACGTCTATGCGGTCGCGCAGGGCTCGCTCGCGATCTCCGGCTTCCAGGCCGAAGGCGAAGCGGCGAAAATCGTGCGCGGTGTTCCGACCGTGGGCCGCATTGCCAACGGCGCCATCATCGAGCGCGAGATCGAGTTCGCGCTCAATCGGCTGCCGAACGTAAGGCTGGCGCTGCGCAACGCCGACTTCACCACCGCCAAGCGCATTGCGTCCGCGATCAACGACTATCTCGGCGTCAAGAGTGCCGAGCCGATCGATCCCTCGACGGTGCAGCTGACGATCCCGCCGGAGTTCAAGGGCAACGTGGTCGCCTTCCTGACCGAGATCGAGCAGCTTCAGGTCGATCCCGACCTCGCCGCCAAGATCGTCATCGACGAGCGCTCGGGCATCATCGTGATGGGCCGCGACGTCCGTGTCGCCACCGTCGCGGTCGCGCAGGGCAACCTCACGGTCACGATCTCCGAGAGTCCGCAAGTGAGCCAGCCCAACCCGCTATCGCGGGGCCGGACCGTGGTCACGCCGCGCTCCAGCGTCGGCGTCACCGAGGACGGCAAGAAGTTCGCCGTCGTCAAGGACGGTGTCTCGCTGCAACAGCTCGTCGACGGCCTCAACGGGCTCGGCATCGGCCCGCGCGACCTGATCAGCATCCTGCAGGCGATCAAGGCCGCCGGCGCGATCGAAGCCGACATCGAGGTGATGTGA
- a CDS encoding flagellar assembly protein FliX encodes MRIYGPNGTTLGTPASQAKRTGSGTFVLPDTSSAQETRAAAAPKATANIDALLALQGIEEDPVERRKRSVARGKTALDVLDDLKMGLLSGNLDASTVMRLRDAAANLKSSSGDPGLDSVLSEIELRVEVELAKAGQG; translated from the coding sequence ATGCGCATCTACGGACCGAATGGCACCACGCTTGGAACGCCGGCGAGCCAGGCCAAGCGGACCGGCTCCGGCACCTTCGTGCTGCCGGACACCTCGTCGGCGCAGGAAACGCGCGCCGCCGCCGCACCGAAGGCCACCGCCAACATCGATGCGCTGCTCGCGCTGCAAGGCATCGAGGAAGATCCGGTCGAGCGTCGCAAACGCTCGGTCGCCCGCGGCAAGACCGCGCTCGACGTGCTCGACGATCTCAAGATGGGATTGTTGTCGGGCAATCTCGACGCCTCGACCGTGATGCGGCTGCGCGACGCGGCGGCGAACCTGAAATCGTCCTCCGGCGACCCTGGCCTCGATTCCGTGCTGTCGGAGATCGAGCTGCGCGTCGAGGTCGAACTGGCCAAGGCCGGGCAGGGCTGA